In Acidimicrobiales bacterium, the DNA window TCGACAACGCCGGCTTCGAGTACCACGGCGATCCGGAGCGGACGGCGGCCTCGCGCGATCCCCGGGCGCGGGGATGGAGCACGCTCGGCGACGTCGGCTACGTCGACGAGGACGGCTTCCTCTACCTCACCGACCGCAAGGCGTACACGATCATCTCGGGCGGGGTGAACGTGTACCCCCGCGAGGCCGAGGACGTCCTGATCGCCCACCCGGCCGTCGCCGATGTCGCCGTCTTCGGCATCCCCCACGAAGAGATGGGCGAGCAGGTCCACGCCGTCGTGCAGCTGGTCGAGGGCGTCGAGGCCTCCGACGAGCTCAGCACCCGGCTCATCGCCCATTGTCGGGACCACCTCGCCCACTACAAGTGCCCGCGATCGGTCGAGTTCCGCGACGAGCTCCCTCGGCACCCGACCGGGAAGCTCTACAAGCGGCTCCTGCGCGACGAGCACTGGCAAGGCCGCTCCCTCACCGCATGAGCCAGCCCTGGTCCCACAGCCGAGAGACGACGGAGGAACGATGACGACGCGCGGCGTGACGGATGACCGCCACCCCCTGGACATGCTGACGCCCGGCGAGGTCCGGCGAGGCGTCGAGGTGATCCGAGCGAGTGGGCGGGTGGATCCGTCGGCGCTGTTCGCCCACGTCGTGCTCGACGAGCCGACGAAGGAGGCGCTCGCCCGCTGGCAGCCGGGGGACCCGGCGGATCGACGCGTCCGGGTGCTCGTCGTGCCGGGGCCGACGCTCGACATGGTCGAGGCGACGGTCGCCGTCGACGCCGGCGAGATCGTCGGCTGGGAGACGATCGAAGGCATGCGGCCGGCGCTCCTCTTCACGGAGTGGTTCCGCGTTCTCCCGGTCATCAAGGCGCACCCGGAGTACGTGGCCGCCATGGCCCGGCGAGGGGTCACCGACCTGACGAACGTGCAGCTCGACCCCTGGCCCGTCGGGTCGTTCGGCTTCGACACCAGCGACGATCGGCGCATGGCGAGGGCCCTGAGCTTCGTGCGGGACGAGCCGCGGGCCAACGGCTACGGACGACCGGTCGAGGGGCTCTTCGTCGACGTCGACCTCGGGCGGACGCAGGTCGTCGACGTCGTCGACCACGGCGTCGTGCCGCTGCCGAGCCCTCCGGTCAGCTACCTCGGCGAGGACC includes these proteins:
- a CDS encoding acyl-CoA synthetase (activates fatty acids by binding to coenzyme A) encodes the protein YYTGTEGSGFVHCTSEEWLAHRGTVGQSLLGPLHILDDEGNELPRGQQGTIYFDNAGFEYHGDPERTAASRDPRARGWSTLGDVGYVDEDGFLYLTDRKAYTIISGGVNVYPREAEDVLIAHPAVADVAVFGIPHEEMGEQVHAVVQLVEGVEASDELSTRLIAHCRDHLAHYKCPRSVEFRDELPRHPTGKLYKRLLRDEHWQGRSLTA